The Deltaproteobacteria bacterium genome contains a region encoding:
- a CDS encoding beta-propeller fold lactonase family protein, giving the protein MIASALSVLLIGCGGSSEGAAHPTASPTLVPTATKELTATPTPPPTQSPTASGTPTASVTSTATVTPTPTSSQTPTLTSCGVAAPPLVDPVISPTDLLQQTITGFAHLTGARSIIISSEGRCQVDREFNLRFSATCTLLPNQINHVEVCLYNSCGAVQKACTRRDVNGAPLEIAQVASLPTLTPTPSPTTPAVTPTSTPTPSPTCGQTVFQFCPDGVTTCPRNGDLCCVCEATRTPTPTPTITSTSTPDCGAIAPRLDPLPVSTDELKIHVTGTYTAFAPDTSISVCSEAACFYQAYVSDQPSSYHQLAFDLTLKPNGVNHITACGRSGFCRNRECKPPIEILQTCVETVHPDCLGATSCGPCCLCGATNTRTPTPTATAPTPTITPTAPTPTITRTPLVGRFAYITNYGGDSVTVIDTATNTIVTDVTVGRAPFRVATTPDGRFALVTRPLDDLVTIIATLNNSVVANVRVFRPSGIGISPDGATAYVSESIFGTVAAINVQAGIVQAAVCVGGLPDDVAVAPDGDILYVTDRETPTLHIVDLDERLTLQRSLPVSARTGAVAVAPDGATAYVGSTSAQLGSLWSFDTAALMFVDHVDFGTAQPAAVRVTADGTAVFVTDVPSGSVSVVEPDTLHLKESIAAGDALRGIAFTPDTALAYVADQAASTVIVLDTVHGTVASTIEGLSNPADVAIADLRSPTPCDGGAVCTPRPTFTHRPTRTRTPTLTPTLTLTPTDTPTPTQTLTPCFANQGTPCTPLPTATPTRSVTATAALNATSTITATRTPTLCPPDQFRGCACSGPPACACLVCPPCPPGYFLSATPGKCACGFGPSPTPTQTHPGSVTRAPVATFTPTITPMTPTVSPTCSQTVFQFCPDGVTTCSRIGNACCICEATNTPSATPTPTSTCAPTGTPYHSDDCRPCPTIREGCYASGCGQCIQNPTATPTPTVPTPTATPTATHTPALCVTGLNPEMASVPGTGGSACTNVIAPADCCWEARVRYGYVLEQGCGNGVVCYSLGFNDGQSFRLYIDVGSRTFVVSQSMPSSPTTSSTATVTVTPTATRTLKPTQTPTTTPTITHTRKPTATSTPSFTRRPTQTPTPSSTPRPTRSPTASVTPTPSKTPRPSITPTPTPTQTPLIGRFAYVTNYGGDSVSVIDLATNAIVRNTVVGRAPFHIAITPDGRFAYVTRPLDDLVSVIDTASNSVIRDIRVDRWPAGIAISPDARTVYVASEVAGVVDVIDVGSNAIRGIVAVGGEPSSLAVAPGGASVYVTNSRSTCLSVVDVETLGRADHSIGLPSGVVAASPDGARLYVSTHHPFADALSFVDPTSFAIGSKIDFGVALPQGVAVSANSARVYVTDAPVGFVSIIDPSAGSVIGSVGVGIYPRGIALTSDGTLAYVANEASRSVSVIDTETITVARTISFPNYPVDVAIADLRARTCVGDAPCTATPTFTTRPTHSATPTPTVTLGVPCFGGITCTPMGTSTRTPTATVTHTRTPCPAGSFASCTYPSSSPDCGADTRCECIACPQCPPNQVRPFGLGDCLCIREPTPTVQPPATPRATPTPTKISLASMGVA; this is encoded by the coding sequence TTGATTGCGAGCGCACTATCCGTGCTCCTCATCGGCTGCGGCGGCAGTAGCGAAGGCGCTGCGCATCCAACCGCGAGCCCGACGCTCGTCCCAACCGCCACCAAAGAACTGACCGCAACACCAACGCCCCCGCCGACGCAGTCACCGACCGCGAGCGGCACACCGACAGCTTCGGTTACGTCGACGGCCACCGTTACGCCGACACCCACGTCCTCGCAGACACCGACCCTCACCTCGTGCGGAGTGGCGGCGCCTCCGCTCGTTGATCCAGTGATCTCCCCCACCGATCTTCTGCAGCAGACCATCACTGGATTCGCGCACTTAACCGGAGCCCGATCCATCATCATTTCGAGTGAGGGTAGGTGCCAGGTCGACCGCGAGTTCAACCTCCGCTTCAGCGCCACGTGCACGCTGCTGCCGAATCAGATCAACCACGTGGAAGTGTGCTTGTACAACTCCTGCGGCGCCGTCCAGAAAGCGTGTACCCGACGCGATGTGAACGGGGCTCCTCTGGAAATCGCTCAGGTTGCCAGCTTGCCAACGTTGACCCCGACTCCGTCGCCCACAACTCCGGCCGTGACGCCCACGAGCACTCCGACCCCTTCGCCGACTTGCGGCCAAACGGTCTTCCAGTTCTGTCCCGACGGAGTGACGACGTGCCCGCGCAACGGCGACCTCTGCTGCGTCTGTGAGGCGACTCGTACACCCACGCCGACGCCAACGATCACAAGTACGAGCACGCCGGATTGTGGAGCAATTGCACCGCGCCTCGATCCGCTTCCAGTCTCGACGGACGAGTTGAAGATCCACGTCACCGGCACCTACACCGCGTTCGCACCGGATACGTCGATCAGCGTGTGCAGCGAAGCCGCTTGCTTCTACCAAGCTTATGTCTCCGACCAACCGAGTTCCTACCATCAACTCGCCTTCGATCTCACGCTGAAGCCCAACGGCGTGAACCACATCACCGCCTGCGGCCGTTCGGGCTTCTGCAGGAACCGCGAGTGCAAGCCGCCGATCGAGATCCTCCAAACGTGCGTAGAGACCGTCCACCCTGACTGCCTCGGTGCGACGAGCTGCGGGCCATGTTGCCTATGTGGGGCGACAAACACCCGGACCCCCACGCCAACTGCAACGGCGCCGACGCCGACCATCACACCGACAGCGCCGACACCGACGATCACTCGGACACCACTCGTCGGTCGCTTTGCGTACATCACCAACTACGGTGGTGACTCTGTCACCGTGATCGATACGGCGACCAACACGATCGTCACCGACGTCACGGTCGGCCGCGCACCGTTCCGCGTAGCGACGACGCCCGACGGGCGCTTTGCCTTGGTGACGCGGCCACTCGACGATCTGGTCACCATCATCGCGACGCTCAACAACTCAGTGGTCGCGAATGTCCGCGTGTTCCGACCGAGCGGTATCGGTATCAGCCCCGACGGCGCCACCGCATACGTCAGCGAATCGATCTTCGGAACGGTCGCAGCCATCAATGTGCAGGCCGGAATAGTGCAGGCGGCCGTCTGTGTTGGGGGACTACCGGATGACGTCGCCGTGGCACCTGACGGAGACATCCTGTACGTGACCGACCGCGAGACACCAACGCTTCACATCGTCGATCTCGACGAGCGGCTCACGCTGCAACGCTCGCTGCCAGTGTCAGCACGAACGGGCGCGGTGGCCGTGGCACCCGACGGCGCAACCGCTTACGTCGGCAGTACCTCTGCTCAACTCGGCAGCCTCTGGTCATTCGACACCGCCGCGTTGATGTTTGTCGATCACGTCGACTTCGGCACGGCGCAGCCCGCGGCCGTGCGCGTCACGGCCGACGGCACGGCCGTCTTTGTCACCGATGTTCCGTCCGGGTCCGTCTCGGTCGTCGAGCCGGACACCCTGCACTTGAAAGAATCCATCGCGGCGGGCGACGCCCTACGTGGCATCGCGTTCACACCCGACACGGCGCTGGCGTACGTGGCCGATCAAGCGGCGAGCACAGTGATCGTGCTCGACACCGTGCACGGAACCGTGGCGTCGACCATCGAAGGGCTGAGCAATCCCGCCGACGTGGCCATTGCGGATCTCCGCTCGCCCACCCCGTGCGACGGCGGTGCCGTTTGCACCCCGAGGCCCACCTTCACCCACCGGCCGACGCGCACACGTACCCCGACGCTCACACCGACGCTGACGCTGACACCAACCGATACACCGACGCCGACACAAACACTGACCCCCTGCTTCGCGAACCAGGGCACGCCGTGCACACCGCTACCGACGGCGACACCAACGCGAAGCGTTACAGCAACGGCCGCCCTCAACGCCACCTCAACCATAACAGCGACCCGTACTCCGACACTCTGCCCGCCCGATCAATTCCGTGGATGCGCGTGCAGTGGCCCTCCTGCGTGCGCGTGTCTGGTCTGCCCGCCCTGTCCGCCCGGCTACTTTCTCAGCGCAACGCCGGGAAAGTGCGCGTGCGGCTTCGGACCCAGCCCAACGCCGACGCAAACGCACCCCGGAAGCGTCACGCGCGCCCCGGTCGCGACGTTTACGCCCACAATCACTCCGATGACGCCGACCGTGTCGCCGACCTGCAGCCAAACCGTTTTTCAATTCTGTCCCGACGGCGTGACGACGTGCTCGCGCATCGGCAACGCCTGCTGCATCTGTGAGGCGACGAACACTCCGAGTGCGACGCCGACTCCGACGTCAACCTGCGCGCCGACCGGCACGCCGTATCACAGCGATGACTGCCGTCCGTGCCCGACAATTCGCGAGGGATGCTACGCCTCCGGGTGCGGACAGTGTATCCAGAACCCCACGGCAACTCCGACACCGACGGTTCCGACACCGACAGCCACGCCTACCGCCACGCACACACCGGCGTTGTGCGTGACGGGTCTGAACCCTGAGATGGCTTCTGTTCCAGGCACAGGCGGATCTGCGTGTACCAATGTCATCGCCCCCGCGGATTGCTGTTGGGAGGCTCGGGTTCGGTATGGATACGTCTTGGAACAAGGCTGCGGCAATGGCGTCGTATGCTACTCGCTCGGGTTCAACGACGGACAGTCTTTTCGCCTCTACATCGATGTGGGCAGCCGGACGTTCGTGGTCTCTCAAAGCATGCCGTCTTCGCCTACCACGAGCAGTACCGCCACGGTGACCGTGACGCCGACGGCGACACGCACCCTCAAGCCGACTCAGACGCCGACAACGACGCCCACGATCACGCACACACGCAAGCCGACCGCGACATCGACTCCGTCGTTCACGCGCCGGCCGACACAAACGCCGACGCCGTCGTCGACTCCGCGACCGACACGATCGCCTACGGCCAGCGTCACTCCGACACCGAGCAAGACGCCACGACCGTCGATCACTCCAACGCCGACGCCCACGCAGACCCCGCTCATCGGCCGTTTCGCCTACGTTACCAACTACGGTGGCGACTCGGTGTCGGTCATCGACTTGGCGACCAACGCGATTGTCCGCAACACCGTCGTCGGCCGCGCGCCGTTCCACATCGCGATTACACCAGATGGGCGCTTTGCCTACGTGACGCGTCCGCTCGATGATCTGGTGTCGGTCATCGATACAGCCAGTAACAGCGTGATTCGCGACATTCGCGTCGACCGGTGGCCGGCCGGGATTGCGATCAGCCCCGACGCGCGAACCGTCTACGTCGCCAGCGAGGTCGCCGGGGTCGTCGATGTGATTGACGTCGGAAGCAATGCTATTCGCGGCATCGTCGCCGTGGGCGGTGAACCGAGTAGTTTGGCGGTCGCACCGGGCGGCGCATCTGTGTACGTGACGAACTCGCGATCCACCTGCTTGTCCGTGGTGGACGTTGAAACCCTCGGGCGGGCCGACCACTCGATCGGTTTACCCAGTGGTGTTGTGGCCGCGTCACCGGATGGCGCGCGGCTCTATGTCAGCACCCACCACCCGTTCGCCGATGCCTTGTCGTTTGTCGACCCGACCAGCTTCGCTATCGGCTCGAAGATCGACTTCGGCGTCGCGTTGCCACAGGGTGTCGCGGTCAGTGCAAACAGTGCACGGGTGTACGTGACGGACGCCCCGGTTGGATTTGTCTCGATCATTGATCCGTCGGCCGGGTCCGTCATCGGCTCCGTTGGTGTGGGAATCTATCCGCGCGGGATCGCCCTCACATCGGATGGGACGCTGGCATACGTGGCGAACGAGGCGTCGCGCTCCGTGTCCGTCATCGATACGGAGACGATCACAGTCGCGCGCACGATTTCGTTTCCAAACTATCCCGTCGATGTCGCGATTGCCGATCTCCGCGCGCGAACATGCGTTGGCGACGCACCCTGTACGGCGACGCCGACGTTCACCACGCGGCCGACACACTCCGCAACACCAACGCCAACGGTGACACTGGGAGTCCCGTGTTTTGGCGGCATCACTTGCACGCCGATGGGTACGTCAACGAGGACACCCACCGCCACGGTGACGCACACCCGTACGCCGTGCCCGGCTGGGTCCTTCGCCAGCTGTACGTATCCCAGCAGCAGCCCCGACTGCGGGGCGGATACCCGATGCGAATGCATCGCGTGCCCGCAGTGCCCGCCAAATCAGGTCCGACCTTTCGGGCTCGGCGACTGTCTCTGCATCCGCGAGCCCACTCCGACTGTACAGCCGCCCGCCACGCCACGGGCTACTCCCACACCAACCAAGATATCGCTCGCGTCAATGGGAGTTGCATGA